One genomic window of Providencia hangzhouensis includes the following:
- a CDS encoding ornithine decarboxylase: protein MNKINVACSQGVAIYFTNEFQWVDIRDAQLNNIAAVVLSEQDANQGLWERVVESQLSIPLFIISDKQLPTDENLPPYLTALLPPAPAAREENSRQLLDAANQYLEQLLPPFFARMMDYAAGHNVTFACPGHQGGQFFRRHPTGEQFYQFYGENLFRTDLCNADVAMGDLLIHEGAAKEAQKFAAKVFNADKTYFVLNGTSSSNKVVLNALLTPGDLVLFDRNNHKSNHHGALIQAGATPVYLETARNPFGFIGGIDAHCFDESYLRGLIQEVMPEKAQAQRPFRLAVIQLGTYDGTVYNARQVVDKIGHLCDYILFDSAWVGYEQFIPMMRQCSPLLLELNENDPGIMVTQSVHKQLAGFSQASQIHKKDNHIKGQERFVSHKKLNNAFMMHASTSPFYPLFASLDVNARIHQGDAGKMMWMDCVKVGIEVRKSILQHCRYFKPFVPEIVDGKLWHEYPTEQIAAEQRFFNFIPQERWHAFDGYAQDQYFVDPCKLMLTTPGIDVESGEYDAFGVPATILAHFLREHGVIPEKCDLNSILFLLTPAETREKLELLVSHLVRFEQLLDEDALLEDVLPSVYQRYQDHYQGYTLRRLCQEMHQLSVNDNIKQLQKEMFRKAHFPEVKMAPQQAHLEFIRGNCELLPLDELEGRIAVEGALPYPPGVLCVVPGEVWSGPVLRYFKALETGINALPGFAPELQGVYISKNEGEKKRVYAHVLK, encoded by the coding sequence ATGAACAAAATCAATGTGGCATGTAGCCAGGGGGTCGCAATCTATTTCACTAATGAATTTCAGTGGGTAGATATTCGCGATGCACAGTTAAACAATATTGCCGCTGTCGTGCTATCTGAACAAGATGCCAACCAAGGGCTGTGGGAAAGAGTTGTTGAGAGTCAGCTGAGTATTCCGCTGTTTATCATTAGTGATAAACAGCTGCCAACCGATGAAAATTTACCACCTTATTTAACGGCGCTATTACCGCCAGCCCCGGCTGCTCGTGAAGAAAATAGCCGTCAATTGCTCGATGCTGCAAATCAGTACCTTGAGCAGTTATTACCGCCATTTTTTGCTCGAATGATGGATTATGCTGCGGGCCATAATGTGACTTTCGCCTGTCCGGGGCACCAAGGCGGCCAATTTTTCCGTCGCCACCCAACAGGGGAGCAGTTTTATCAATTTTATGGTGAAAACCTGTTTCGTACCGATTTATGCAATGCCGATGTGGCAATGGGCGATTTATTGATCCACGAGGGCGCAGCGAAAGAGGCACAAAAATTTGCCGCGAAAGTTTTCAATGCGGACAAAACTTATTTTGTCTTAAATGGCACCTCATCATCCAACAAAGTCGTGCTAAATGCGCTATTAACACCGGGTGATTTAGTTTTGTTCGATCGTAATAATCATAAATCAAACCACCATGGGGCGCTGATACAGGCGGGGGCAACACCGGTCTACCTAGAAACGGCACGTAATCCTTTTGGCTTTATTGGCGGTATTGATGCGCACTGCTTCGATGAAAGTTATTTACGTGGGCTTATCCAAGAAGTGATGCCTGAAAAAGCACAAGCCCAACGGCCATTTCGCTTAGCGGTGATCCAACTTGGAACTTATGACGGTACTGTGTATAACGCAAGGCAAGTGGTTGATAAAATTGGACATTTGTGTGATTACATTTTATTTGATTCTGCGTGGGTGGGGTATGAACAATTTATTCCAATGATGCGCCAGTGCTCGCCATTGCTACTTGAATTAAATGAAAATGACCCCGGTATTATGGTGACTCAGTCAGTTCATAAACAACTGGCTGGTTTCTCACAAGCGTCACAAATCCATAAAAAAGATAACCACATCAAGGGGCAAGAGCGCTTTGTTTCACACAAAAAACTCAACAATGCTTTTATGATGCACGCTTCGACGAGCCCATTTTATCCCTTGTTTGCCTCTTTAGATGTCAATGCACGTATTCACCAAGGTGATGCAGGCAAAATGATGTGGATGGACTGCGTGAAAGTGGGGATTGAGGTAAGAAAATCGATACTTCAGCACTGCCGTTATTTTAAGCCTTTTGTTCCTGAAATCGTTGATGGCAAGTTATGGCACGAATACCCAACAGAGCAAATCGCTGCTGAGCAACGCTTCTTTAACTTCATACCGCAAGAACGTTGGCATGCGTTTGATGGCTATGCACAGGACCAATACTTCGTTGACCCCTGTAAATTGATGCTAACGACGCCAGGTATTGATGTCGAAAGTGGAGAATATGACGCTTTTGGCGTGCCTGCGACGATTTTGGCGCATTTTTTACGTGAACACGGCGTGATCCCTGAAAAATGTGACTTAAATTCAATTTTATTTTTGTTAACACCCGCAGAAACCCGTGAAAAACTGGAACTGCTAGTATCCCATTTAGTCCGTTTCGAACAGCTACTGGATGAAGATGCGTTATTAGAAGATGTATTGCCTTCGGTTTATCAGCGTTATCAAGACCATTATCAGGGTTATACATTACGCCGTTTATGCCAAGAGATGCACCAACTCAGCGTTAATGACAATATTAAACAGCTGCAAAAAGAGATGTTCCGTAAAGCTCACTTCCCGGAAGTGAAAATGGCACCTCAACAAGCACATTTAGAGTTTATTCGTGGTAACTGTGAATTATTGCCATTAGATGAATTGGAAGGGCGTATTGCCGTTGAAGGGGCATTACCGTATCCACCGGGCGTATTATGTGTCGTACCTGGGGAAGTATGGTCGGGGCCAGTACTGCGTTATTTCAAAGCACTAGAAACGGGTATTAATGCATTACCGGGCTTTGCTCCTGAGTTACAAGGTGTGTATATTTCGAAAAATGAAGGTGAGAAAAAACGTGTCTATGCGCATGTTTTAAAATAA